The nucleotide sequence GACCCACATAAGCCTCTGTtcaggttttttttctctctctcctcCTCTTTCGGTAGGGGTGAGCGACTATCAAGGTGCGCAACAAGAACCAAGGAGCCCTACAACCCAAGCATCTGCACGCAATACCCAGCATATTGCCGCCACCAACCCACCTCTCCCCtctcttttccttctccGGCTCTGGGTTCCGTTTCGCACCTTTAAAAGTCCTAACCCGTCTTCTTATTTGCCGAGCTAGTCAGGTCCTTCATCGAACCTGCATGTCAAAGTCGTCGAAACCCGACTCCTGCAGCATCAGTTACCCGTCTCGCAGGACAACCTAACCTGGCACAGACGCGGAGGCTAGCTCCTCCCGACCTTTGACGACCATGGCGCGGACAACTCTTTTCGTTGCCGTTGCGGCTCTGCTGCAAGGCATGACGTCGGCGCAAACCCCTTCGTCTACCGGAGGCGCACCTAGGCCCGACCCGACGGCCATCTCGCTGTGTTCGGTTAGATCGTCTACGCAGTAAGTCACGGAATGTTACTCTAACTATTCCGCCGGGTGCTGGAAAGTATGCAGTCGACTGCTTCGGCCAGCTGACCATTTATGTTTAGGTATTGCTCTGCGGGCACAACCGAGTATCGTGTTGTTGCTACTCCTACAGGCAGCCTACCAAGTGTTTACACTGCCTGCCACAAGCACGGGAACGATTTGTACTGCCAGTAcactggcggcggcgaggttcAGGTTGCTCCCGCGAatgcggctgctgctcccACTCCTACTCCAGCTCCTTCAGGAACTTCCGGGGGTGCCTCTCCAACAGGGAACCCCACGGCTGTGTCAGACTGCCATATGCATGGTTCCGATGTGTAAGTTTCGACTCTGCCGTCAAAACACCTTTGCTCCATCATGAAAGAGATCATCCAACTAACATTTGGACAGGTTCTGTATGTGGGGTACGACCGAGTACCAAGTCATGACAAACATCCCGGCTACAGCAACTCAAGATATCCCACCGACGTTTACCGGCTGCCACGCTCACGGCTCGGACACCTTTTGCCTCGGACCCGGCGGTGCCGATGTCGAGGTTCGTGCCCAGGGTGCcgaggccggcggcggcggtcacGCCGGAGAAGGCGATGCGGGCGGTTCAAACCGCCACTGCCACTTCCACGCTGGAGTCGAGTGAGTCTTGTTACCCAACCCCTTGCCACAACCTGGAAATGTCGTGTGTACTAACCTCATGACAGGCACTGTACGGGCGGCAGCGAAGAAATTTCTTGTGAAAAGGTCACCAGAGACTACAACATCCCACTCCGGGTTGGACTGCTGTTCGTCATCATGGCGACGAGCGCCATCGGCGTCTTCTCTCCGATCCTGCTGCACAAGGTGTGGCCGTCCAAGACGCACACGGCGCTGTTGATTCTCAAGCAGTTTGGTACCGGTGTCATCCTGTCGACGGCTTTTGTCCACCTTTACACCCACGCCCAGCTGATGTTTGGAAACAAGTGCCTGGGTGAGCTTGGGTACGAGGCAACGACTTCTGCCATTGTGATGGCTGGCATCTTCCTCTCGTTCCTGGTTGAATACATTGGCAAGCGCATAGTCCTTGCTCGTATGGCCAGGTCTCCGGGTGCCGTGTCGAGACTTTCTCCCGAGACCGTCAGCGTCTTTGTGCTCGAGACGGGAATCATCTTCCATTCGATCTGTAAGTGGAGACTTTTACCATCACTGCTACTTGGTTTCAAATGCTAATTAGTGATTGTCAACACTTGTATCAGTGATTGGTATCACTTTGGTCGTTGCCGGTGACTCGTTCTTCCTGACCCTATTCGTCGTCATCCTTTTCCACCAAATGTTCGAAGGCATCGCCCTCGGCTCCCGAATTGCCGCTCTGGGCGCGCCGTCACCGCATGCCGCGGCAGCTGCCGCCGCGCCGGCGACCGACGGCCCACAAAAGACGGACCCCAACGCCAAGGACGGAAACTCTCTGTCCGACATTGACGCACCCCGCACGACCGTCGCGGCCGCCACGGAACCGGCGAGACAACAGGCGTACTTCTCGCTGCCGAGGAAGCTGCTGCTCGCATCGCCGTTTGCGCTGATCACGCCCATCGGCATGGCGATCGGGATCGGCGTCCTTCAGCACTTCAACGGGAACAACCGAAGCACGCTGCTGGCCATCGGCACGCTCGACGCCCTCTCGGCTGGTATCCTGGTCTGGGTCGGCCTGGTGGAGATGTGGGCCGAGGACTGGATGGTGGAGGGCGCCGAGATGCTCTCGACGGGCATCTTTACGACGGTGCTGGCCGGGTTCGGCTTGGTGTCTGGCGTTGTTATCATGAGCGTGCTGGGCAAGTGGGCTTGATGTGGAGCAAGGCCTCAGCTCCGAGTTGCTGCTCTGTACATAATGACATGTGAATGGATTGTCTTTTGCTCCCTGTCCACCCTGGCCAGGGGTAGGTGACGTTTGTTCGGGTCCAGGTCATTCTTGCAAGGAGAGGTTGACAGGGCCGGTAAATACTCGGGGTTCTTTTTACTTTTATGACTGACgactttttacttttttttctttttttttcttgtcaagAAAAAACTGACTTGATAGAGACCGAGATAGACACTCCAGAATAATGACCAAGCTTCACACCTCACCCTCCCGCTTCTTGGTACTACTTACTTGGTACTGCTAACTTGTTGCAGCGCAGGCGGTTGTGCAGGTTGCCGTGGCCAAGCCCAGCCCATCGAGCGAACCGACCTTGGAGGGTTGGGAAGCGAAGCGAGCAGGGTGCTTTCGATAATTCGACGTATTGCACCCAAGAGAAGAAGGTCGTTTGCATTAGGGGCAAGCGGCCCTCGGGCTCTGGCAAGCATGGCAAGCATGGCACCATTTGCAATCGTCTAATTGACCCAAGGATCAAACAAGGGCTGCTGCCTTTGCACCACGATGATTGCAGTACGCGTTGATCGTACTTACCAACTCCAAGGCAACGCGTGCATCTCAGTGGACATTTTCCAAGATGGCCCCACAGATGCGGGGAAGGAAAGGCAGGGAAGTTCCAACTGAGCTTCCCAATTGGGAGTCGAGCTGTAATGCTTTCCCTCTTGGCACTGATGATCGCGCTGGACCCGATTGGAGGATAAGGTCTCATTCCCGGTTATATCGGTGAGGTCTTGGCCTTTTTCTTCGAAATTGCGCTGGATCCCAATCCGCTGtccgcagaaaaaaaaaaggggaggGGAAAAAGCTTCCGGCGATGTGGCGCGCTTTTAGAGCAACGAGGGCGACGCTGCCGTTGGTACCTGGCTGGGGTACACGGTACGGCAGGTTGTGCGGTACCGTGGTGGTTGTTGCAAAGCAAAGCAGGATGAATTAAAGGCCAGCACGCCGCCGATCAACTCGTTCTTTCTTTCTGTCCCTCTCACCCCTCCAGCCGCTCTCTTTACggtctccctgcagcctCGTGTCGCGTGAGCTTTTCCCTCAAgggtttgtcttttttttcactagACGCCTAGTTTTTTTTAGATATCAACATCTAGATAGCCACTCCCCCCAAAAAAGCAACCATGAGGACCtccatcgccgccgccgccgccgtatgGCTGGCTTCGTTCGCCGCGGCGCAAAAGAAGGACTGCATCAAGCTCGTCTCGGGCGAGAGGCTCGAGGCCGAAATGAAGACGGAGGCCGTGCTCGCCAGGGCGCAGAAGCTGCAGGACATTGCCTACTCGACCGAGGGTCGCAACAGGCAGTGGCAGCAGCCCGGGTTCGAGCTGACGATGCAGTACATCGAGGAGACGCTCGAGAAGGAGGCGCCCGGCTACTACAACGTGGAGCGCCAGCCGACCTTTTTCCAGGTCGCCAAGGACCCGGCCCCCATCGTCATCGGCGGCGCCTCGTACGACTCATCCCCCATGACCACCACCTCGGAGCGCGCCCTGCTCACGGGCACATTCGAGGACGTGCCCGTCGTTGCCGTGGCCAACCTCGGCTGCGACCCCGAGGACTACCCCGACGCGACGGGCGCCCTGACGCTGATCCAGCGTGGCACCTGCAGCTTCGAGCTCAAGTCGCAGCTGTCCAAGGCGGCGGGCGCCGTTGGAGCCATTGTGCGCAACGCGGTCGACAGCCCGACGTTTGGCAACGGTGTCATTGGTGACGCGGTCGACACGCTGGTGCCGACCACCATGATCCGTTACGAAGACGGCGTGGCGATCCTGGCGCAGCTCGAGGCCGGCCCCGCGACGGCGGACCTGTCGATCGAGTACGTCAACCTGACCAGCTACAACGTGGTTGCGACGAGCAAGTGGGGCAACCAGAGCAACGTGGTGATGCTGGGCGCACACGCCGACTCGGTCATCGACGGCCCTGGAGTCAACGACGACGGCTCGGGCACGGTTGCCATCCTCGAGACGGCCGTGCAGCTGGCCAAGTTTGGCGTGCGCAACGCCGTGCGGTTCGCGTGGTggacggccgaggaggacggGCTGCTCGGCTCGTACTACTACACGGACCACACCCCTGCCGCTGAGCTGGCCAAGATCCGTGCCTACCTCAACTTTGACATGATCGGCTCCAGCAACTACGTCTACGGCATCCTGGACGGCGACGGAGACGCCTACGGCCTTGCGGGTCCCGAGGGCTCCGCCGACATTGAGAAGCTGTGGGAGGACTACTTTTCGACCAGGGACATGCCGTCGGACCCGAGCGAGTTCTCGGGCAGGAGCGACTACGCCGGTTTCATCGACCAGGGCATCCCCTCGGGTGGTCTGAGCACCGGTGCCGACGAGATCAAGACGGCCGAGCAGGTTGCCAAGTACGGCGGTGTCGAGGGTGCCATTCTCGACCCCAACTACCACACCGCCTACGACACGGTGGCCAACCTGAGCGCGCCTGCCTTGGGCGTCATGAGCAAGGCCATTGGTTTCGCCGTGGGCACGTATGCAAAGTCGCTCGAGGGCTTCCCGGCCAGGACTCCGGCCGTGGCGAAGAGGAGCAGCAAGCACAGTGCCAGGATCGCCGGGCTGGACGAGGATGCCGAGTCGTTCCAGTACGGGCCGCTCACCCTCTGGAGGATGTAAGAAGAGGGTTGATGTTGATGTTGATGTAGCAAAGTTGTTTTATGCTTAATGCCGTGTATAATGATGAAAAGCCATTATAGGTACCTTTAGTCAGGTAAATAATTCCCATGATTACTCGGGCTGTTTGTTGTAGGCCCCTTGGACAGGGGTATGTAAAGTTGAAAATGTCGACTTGAGCTGGGTGCATTTGAGCGATCACGTTTTTGATATCTAGTTGGGCTTGC is from Pyricularia oryzae 70-15 chromosome 2, whole genome shotgun sequence and encodes:
- a CDS encoding zinc/iron transporter; this translates as MARTTLFVAVAALLQGMTSAQTPSSTGGAPRPDPTAISLCSVRSSTQYCSAGTTEYRVVATPTGSLPSVYTACHKHGNDLYCQYTGGGEVQVAPANAAAAPTPTPAPSGTSGGASPTGNPTAVSDCHMHGSDVFCMWGTTEYQVMTNIPATATQDIPPTFTGCHAHGSDTFCLGPGGADVEVRAQGAEAGGGGHAGEGDAGGSNRHCHFHAGVEHCTGGSEEISCEKVTRDYNIPLRVGLLFVIMATSAIGVFSPILLHKVWPSKTHTALLILKQFGTGVILSTAFVHLYTHAQLMFGNKCLGELGYEATTSAIVMAGIFLSFLVEYIGKRIVLARMARSPGAVSRLSPETVSVFVLETGIIFHSILIGITLVVAGDSFFLTLFVVILFHQMFEGIALGSRIAALGAPSPHAAAAAAAPATDGPQKTDPNAKDGNSLSDIDAPRTTVAAATEPARQQAYFSLPRKLLLASPFALITPIGMAIGIGVLQHFNGNNRSTLLAIGTLDALSAGILVWVGLVEMWAEDWMVEGAEMLSTGIFTTVLAGFGLVSGVVIMSVLGKWA
- a CDS encoding aminopeptidase Y, producing the protein MRTSIAAAAAVWLASFAAAQKKDCIKLVSGERLEAEMKTEAVLARAQKLQDIAYSTEGRNRQWQQPGFELTMQYIEETLEKEAPGYYNVERQPTFFQVAKDPAPIVIGGASYDSSPMTTTSERALLTGTFEDVPVVAVANLGCDPEDYPDATGALTLIQRGTCSFELKSQLSKAAGAVGAIVRNAVDSPTFGNGVIGDAVDTLVPTTMIRYEDGVAILAQLEAGPATADLSIEYVNLTSYNVVATSKWGNQSNVVMLGAHADSVIDGPGVNDDGSGTVAILETAVQLAKFGVRNAVRFAWWTAEEDGLLGSYYYTDHTPAAELAKIRAYLNFDMIGSSNYVYGILDGDGDAYGLAGPEGSADIEKLWEDYFSTRDMPSDPSEFSGRSDYAGFIDQGIPSGGLSTGADEIKTAEQVAKYGGVEGAILDPNYHTAYDTVANLSAPALGVMSKAIGFAVGTYAKSLEGFPARTPAVAKRSSKHSARIAGLDEDAESFQYGPLTLWRM